The Candidatus Methylomirabilota bacterium genome includes a region encoding these proteins:
- a CDS encoding prepilin-type N-terminal cleavage/methylation domain-containing protein → MNRRLDDRGMSLIEVLIASVILAFSMVSLLSAFPVAYVNVVVGGGRSKVTTYAQQMMEQLKNQPFNPGPVNQTDTPEPRYTRTLTITQEPDTSAPNRLARVTVTVNWRGSRPQTVTFETMRAE, encoded by the coding sequence ATGAACAGACGATTGGATGATCGAGGCATGAGCCTCATCGAGGTGCTGATCGCGTCGGTAATCCTTGCGTTTAGCATGGTAAGTCTCCTGAGTGCCTTCCCCGTTGCCTACGTGAATGTGGTCGTCGGCGGAGGTAGATCGAAGGTCACGACCTATGCGCAGCAGATGATGGAACAGCTAAAGAATCAGCCTTTCAATCCTGGCCCCGTGAACCAGACGGACACCCCCGAGCCCAGGTACACCCGGACGTTGACGATCACGCAGGAGCCGGACACCAGCGCGCCGAACCGCCTGGCGAGGGTCACCGTGACTGTGAACTGGAGGGGCAGCCGGCCGCAGACCGTTACGTTTGAAACAATGCGGGCGGAGTAA